In a genomic window of Microbacterium amylolyticum:
- a CDS encoding carbonic anhydrase, whose amino-acid sequence MTQTLTPAQAWQGMLDGNRRFVAGELSHPHQDVRRRHEIAAAQRPSAVLFGCSDSRLSAEIIFDMGLGDLFVVRNAGQVTGESIMGSIEYAVGVLEVPLIVVLGHDECGAVLAAINSLEPDAPLLPPAIWRQISPIVPSVQRAKRELTEEGSPEELSPWRVGQLHLRETVTNVLHSSELISDAIASGRVGIVGANYRLAEGTVVPDVAIGVGEDAPKS is encoded by the coding sequence ATGACCCAGACGCTGACACCCGCGCAAGCATGGCAGGGAATGTTGGATGGCAACAGGCGCTTCGTCGCCGGTGAACTCAGCCATCCCCACCAAGACGTCCGACGTCGACACGAAATCGCCGCTGCACAACGACCCTCAGCGGTCTTGTTCGGGTGCAGCGACTCTCGTCTCTCCGCGGAGATCATCTTCGACATGGGGCTCGGCGACCTGTTCGTTGTCCGCAATGCCGGCCAGGTCACGGGCGAGTCGATCATGGGGTCGATCGAGTACGCCGTCGGTGTTCTCGAAGTTCCGCTCATCGTTGTTCTCGGACACGATGAATGTGGCGCAGTTCTCGCCGCCATCAATAGCCTCGAACCCGATGCGCCCCTACTGCCGCCCGCGATTTGGCGCCAGATTTCTCCGATCGTTCCGTCCGTGCAGCGCGCCAAGCGCGAGCTCACAGAAGAAGGAAGCCCGGAAGAACTCAGTCCGTGGCGGGTCGGCCAATTGCACCTGCGTGAAACGGTGACAAACGTTCTGCACTCGTCTGAGCTCATCAGCGACGCAATCGCGAGCGGTCGCGTCGGAATCGTGGGAGCAAACTACCGCTTGGCGGAAGGCACTGTTGTGCCCGACGTCGCCATCGGCGTCGGCGAGGACGCCCCGAAATCCTGA
- a CDS encoding DUF6264 family protein gives MNDDTRPNYGEYASADDRARYSPPVPPVDPALIPQDSPATPAPTHTGKISTRQLVDRVVTFALLAYGLFSSLSSISLFTDPYGMVGLVGLDVTLSDPSGMRSAGTLAVIVLVGGWAATTWLCWKRSVARKSTWWVALLAGVVFNFAAAIVLSIALVQDPNVMQAIVDLQGIELN, from the coding sequence ATGAACGACGACACCCGCCCGAACTACGGCGAGTATGCCTCGGCGGATGATCGCGCGCGTTACTCGCCGCCGGTTCCGCCTGTTGATCCCGCGCTGATCCCGCAGGATTCGCCCGCGACCCCCGCCCCGACACACACTGGCAAGATCTCGACGCGTCAGCTCGTCGACCGGGTGGTCACGTTTGCGCTCCTTGCCTACGGACTGTTTTCGTCGTTGTCGTCGATTTCGCTGTTCACCGACCCGTACGGGATGGTGGGCCTCGTCGGGCTTGACGTGACGCTGTCGGATCCGTCCGGAATGCGGTCAGCGGGGACGCTCGCCGTCATTGTCCTCGTCGGAGGCTGGGCCGCCACGACATGGCTCTGCTGGAAGCGCAGCGTGGCACGAAAATCCACGTGGTGGGTGGCACTGCTCGCCGGAGTGGTGTTCAACTTTGCGGCCGCAATTGTCCTGTCGATTGCGCTTGTTCAGGACCCGAACGTGATGCAGGCCATCGTCGACTTGCAGGGGATCGAGCTCAACTAG
- a CDS encoding DUF4245 family protein, whose product MAKEPRVVAHLGRPETPEETAARKAENTRRYRQSKSVKNLLIALGSTLAIVAIIYFGVPRGELADPPAIDVENIAHQAETQFQRSVVVPDAPSGWGVNTAEIQAGSPTVWSITYNQIPGADRSFLRFAQALDGNETWVAQTLGGARPTGEQTIDGVTWTEYDLGDAETDRGELTYALSVQAGTDHILLYGRVGADDAATIASALSNDVTVLQKEQSE is encoded by the coding sequence ATGGCGAAGGAACCTCGCGTTGTCGCCCATCTCGGGCGCCCCGAGACCCCGGAAGAGACCGCAGCGCGCAAGGCGGAAAACACTCGCCGGTACCGGCAGAGCAAGTCCGTCAAGAACCTGCTGATCGCCCTCGGCTCGACGCTGGCGATCGTGGCGATCATCTACTTCGGAGTGCCTCGCGGTGAGCTGGCGGATCCGCCAGCCATCGATGTCGAGAACATCGCACACCAGGCCGAAACCCAGTTCCAGCGCAGTGTTGTCGTCCCCGATGCGCCGTCGGGTTGGGGCGTGAACACCGCAGAGATCCAAGCAGGATCTCCCACCGTCTGGTCCATCACCTACAACCAGATCCCGGGCGCCGACCGCTCGTTCCTGCGTTTCGCGCAGGCCCTCGACGGAAATGAGACGTGGGTCGCCCAAACGCTGGGAGGCGCGCGCCCCACCGGTGAACAGACGATCGACGGCGTGACCTGGACCGAGTATGACCTGGGCGACGCGGAAACCGACCGTGGTGAGCTGACCTACGCGCTCAGCGTGCAGGCGGGCACAGACCACATCCTGCTTTACGGGCGAGTTGGCGCCGATGACGCCGCTACGATCGCTTCGGCTTTGTCGAACGATGTCACTGTCCTGCAGAAGGAGCAATCAGAATGA
- a CDS encoding PhoH family protein, which produces MRTYVLDTSVLLSDPRALFRFAEHSVVIPVVVISELEGKRHDPEIGYFARAALRHLDELRVDNGRLDFPVPTPGGGTLRVELNSSNQEILPSGMRQGDNDARILAVAANLASDGLAVTIVSKDVPMRVKASALGLTAEEYLAEQAVDSGWTGIATLALSGDEMSDLYEAEVSMHEDSQGIPVNTGLIIQSERGSALGRVTGSDGEFRLVRGDRDVFGLHGRSAEQRVAIDLLLDPRVGIVSLGGRAGTGKSALALCAGLEAVLERQQQKRIIVFRPLFAVGGQELGYLPGDQSEKMNPWGQAVYDTLGSVVSENVIDEVMQRGILEVLPLTHIRGRSLHDAFVIVDEAQSLERNVLLTVLSRIGQNSRVVLTHDVQQRDNLRVGRHDGVASVIETLKGNDLFGHVTLTRSERSEIAALVTSLLDGDELS; this is translated from the coding sequence CTGCGTACCTACGTTCTCGACACGTCAGTTCTGCTGAGCGATCCGCGGGCGTTGTTCCGCTTCGCTGAGCACTCCGTTGTCATCCCCGTCGTGGTGATCTCCGAGCTGGAGGGCAAGCGTCACGATCCCGAGATCGGTTACTTCGCGCGTGCGGCTCTGCGTCATCTCGACGAGCTTCGCGTCGACAACGGCCGGCTTGACTTTCCTGTTCCCACGCCGGGCGGCGGAACACTCCGCGTTGAGCTCAATAGTTCGAACCAGGAGATCCTCCCGAGCGGCATGCGGCAGGGAGACAACGATGCGCGCATCCTCGCCGTCGCCGCCAATCTCGCATCGGATGGTCTGGCCGTCACAATCGTCTCGAAAGACGTTCCGATGCGCGTCAAGGCATCGGCGCTCGGCCTCACCGCCGAGGAGTATCTCGCCGAGCAGGCGGTTGATTCCGGTTGGACGGGCATCGCCACGCTCGCCCTTTCGGGGGATGAGATGTCCGATTTGTACGAGGCTGAGGTCTCCATGCACGAGGACAGCCAGGGCATCCCCGTGAATACGGGGCTCATCATCCAGTCCGAGCGCGGCTCCGCTCTGGGGCGCGTGACAGGGTCCGATGGTGAATTTCGGCTGGTGCGCGGGGACAGGGACGTCTTCGGTCTTCATGGTCGCTCCGCTGAGCAGCGCGTTGCCATCGACCTCCTCCTCGACCCACGCGTTGGCATCGTTTCGCTCGGTGGCCGAGCCGGAACCGGGAAATCGGCCCTTGCGCTGTGTGCGGGGCTTGAGGCGGTTCTCGAGCGTCAGCAGCAAAAGCGCATCATCGTCTTCCGTCCCCTGTTCGCGGTGGGCGGCCAGGAACTCGGTTATCTCCCCGGTGATCAGTCGGAGAAGATGAACCCCTGGGGTCAGGCGGTGTACGACACGCTCGGATCGGTTGTCTCCGAGAACGTCATCGACGAGGTGATGCAGCGCGGAATCCTCGAGGTTCTTCCGCTGACGCACATCCGTGGTCGATCGTTGCACGATGCATTCGTCATCGTGGACGAGGCGCAGTCGCTCGAGCGCAACGTTCTCCTGACGGTTCTCAGTCGCATCGGACAGAACTCGCGCGTTGTTTTGACACATGATGTCCAGCAGCGAGACAACCTCCGCGTTGGGCGGCACGATGGCGTTGCCAGTGTGATCGAAACGCTCAAGGGCAACGATTTGTTTGGTCACGTGACCCTGACGCGATCCGAGCGGTCCGAGATCGCTGCGCTGGTCACGAGCCTGCTCGACGGGGACGAACTCAGCTGA
- a CDS encoding UDP-N-acetylmuramyl pentapeptide phosphotransferase, whose protein sequence is MAGSSEQTPSDGARAVVADAQDPARRPDVLFRVRRPVGQEPSLWAPIIGFVVVVGSVLGILTFLPS, encoded by the coding sequence ATGGCCGGCAGTAGTGAGCAGACACCTTCCGATGGCGCGCGTGCGGTTGTCGCAGACGCGCAGGATCCGGCGCGCCGGCCGGACGTGCTGTTCCGGGTGCGGCGTCCCGTCGGTCAGGAGCCCAGCTTGTGGGCGCCGATCATTGGCTTTGTCGTTGTCGTCGGTAGCGTTTTGGGGATTTTGACGTTCCTGCCTAGTTAG
- a CDS encoding exodeoxyribonuclease VII small subunit: protein MTEQPAPDVSSLSFEQARDELARVVAELEQGAPTLEHSLALWERGEALAARCEEWLLGAKRRLDAARTQAETAAEENV, encoded by the coding sequence ATGACCGAGCAGCCTGCCCCCGACGTCTCGTCCCTCTCGTTCGAACAGGCGCGTGACGAGCTCGCGCGCGTTGTGGCCGAACTCGAGCAGGGCGCGCCGACGCTCGAACATTCCCTCGCCCTCTGGGAGCGCGGCGAAGCTCTCGCCGCGCGGTGCGAGGAATGGTTGCTCGGCGCAAAACGGCGCCTCGACGCCGCACGGACACAGGCGGAAACCGCTGCCGAGGAGAACGTCTGA
- a CDS encoding prolyl oligopeptidase family serine peptidase, translating to MATGKIRTSSLSQTMPLVLPRLIAAGHDVERTAIGIRAGKLLVITDDDAARYRLIAIDLTTGESSDIVPEHDEDVLLDAGLTASGLVLTYSHDASHRMQLASDDGVLGDALPLGQGISVTASDATTETDIVFVTTTSFTDPGTRHRFTVSGNRVTGSEALPRTASAPRTATRIIRAKSAGGTLVVPHLRGGGEYGAEWHRQGTKERKQNVFDDLFAVAEHLFADQLAFAAHDTGLTLA from the coding sequence ATGGCAACGGGGAAAATCAGGACGTCCTCGTTGTCGCAGACGATGCCGCTGGTCTTGCCTCGCCTCATCGCCGCGGGGCACGACGTCGAACGCACCGCGATCGGTATCCGTGCGGGCAAGCTCCTGGTCATCACCGATGATGACGCTGCGCGGTACCGTCTGATAGCGATCGATCTCACCACCGGCGAGAGCTCCGACATCGTCCCTGAACACGACGAAGATGTGCTTCTCGACGCGGGGCTGACCGCCTCAGGCCTCGTTCTCACGTACTCGCACGATGCGTCCCACAGAATGCAGCTGGCATCAGACGACGGTGTGCTGGGTGATGCCCTTCCCCTCGGCCAGGGCATCAGCGTGACGGCGTCAGACGCGACGACCGAAACAGACATCGTTTTCGTGACGACGACAAGCTTCACGGACCCGGGAACCCGTCATCGCTTTACCGTGTCCGGGAACCGCGTCACGGGCAGCGAAGCGCTGCCGCGCACGGCGTCCGCACCGCGCACGGCGACGAGGATCATCCGAGCGAAGAGCGCCGGCGGAACCCTCGTCGTTCCCCACCTCCGCGGAGGAGGAGAGTACGGCGCCGAGTGGCACCGTCAGGGAACGAAGGAACGCAAACAGAACGTGTTCGATGATCTCTTCGCCGTTGCCGAGCATCTCTTCGCTGACCAGCTGGCATTCGCCGCGCACGATACGGGGCTGACGCTCGCATGA
- the glpX gene encoding class II fructose-bisphosphatase, with protein sequence MTADHEIVDPSDLIPLQPDRNIALELVRATEAAAIRSSPFIGRGQKELADGAAVDGMRAFLSTVEFDGVVVIGEGEKDSAPMLFNGEHVGTGRGRSYDIAVDPIDGTTLTAEGRNNALSVIAMSDRGTMLDASSVFYMDKLVTGPAGVGVVDIRLPIAENISRLAAALGKPIEEMVVSVLNRPRHEKLIADIRATGAGTRLMSDGDVAGGINAARHDARTDMCVGVGGSPEGIVTACAIKALGGHIQGKLWPRDDAERQRGIDAGLDMDAVLEADDMVKGSNTIFVATGVTDGALVAGVKRHAGYLYTESVVLRGHSGTMRRVSSDHLESKWL encoded by the coding sequence ATGACCGCTGATCACGAGATCGTCGACCCGTCCGATTTGATTCCGCTGCAGCCGGACCGAAACATCGCGCTCGAGCTGGTGCGCGCGACGGAGGCTGCCGCGATTCGCTCGTCCCCGTTTATTGGACGTGGGCAGAAGGAGCTCGCAGATGGCGCTGCCGTTGACGGAATGCGCGCCTTCTTGTCGACCGTCGAATTTGACGGCGTCGTCGTGATCGGCGAAGGTGAAAAAGACTCCGCCCCCATGTTGTTCAACGGCGAACACGTGGGGACGGGCCGCGGTCGGTCGTATGACATCGCGGTGGACCCGATTGACGGGACGACGCTGACGGCCGAGGGGCGCAATAACGCTCTGTCTGTTATCGCGATGTCCGACCGGGGCACGATGCTGGACGCGTCGAGCGTTTTCTATATGGACAAGCTCGTCACGGGGCCGGCGGGCGTGGGCGTCGTGGACATCCGTCTGCCGATCGCCGAGAACATCAGCCGTCTCGCTGCAGCTCTCGGGAAGCCGATTGAGGAGATGGTGGTCTCCGTTTTGAACCGCCCGCGTCACGAGAAGCTGATTGCTGACATTCGTGCGACGGGCGCGGGAACACGGTTGATGTCGGACGGTGACGTCGCCGGCGGCATCAACGCGGCGCGCCACGATGCACGAACAGACATGTGTGTTGGCGTCGGCGGTAGCCCTGAGGGCATCGTGACCGCGTGTGCGATCAAGGCGCTGGGCGGTCATATTCAGGGCAAGCTGTGGCCGCGCGATGATGCTGAGCGACAGCGGGGGATCGACGCCGGCCTCGATATGGATGCGGTGCTCGAAGCCGATGACATGGTGAAGGGTTCCAACACGATTTTCGTCGCGACCGGTGTGACCGACGGCGCTCTTGTCGCGGGTGTGAAGCGTCATGCCGGGTACCTGTACACCGAGAGCGTGGTTCTTCGCGGGCACTCGGGCACGATGCGTCGTGTTTCGAGTGATCACCTCGAGTCGAAGTGGCTGTGA
- the xseA gene encoding exodeoxyribonuclease VII large subunit, which produces MTSFQPQQSPGDVPPSDAVSPRDSGPEHPTSIARLNQTIKAAIDRWGAVWVEGEITQWNKRGGNVFGGMKDLLSDAQVSIQLWSSVLRRLEDDFQVGDHVVACLKADYFTKRGSFSFQVTAMRHVGIGAQLERLERLRRALREEGLFDPARKRPLPFLPHRIGLITGAHSDAEKDVLRNSQLRWPQVEFRTIHATVQGERSVAEIIEALAILDADPSIDVIIIARGGGDPQTLLGFSDERLVRAVAAAQTPVVSAIGHENDRPLLDDVADLRASTPTDAAKRVVPDVGEQRALIADLRSRLTMRLTQQVRHGIQQLEQMRSRPSLRDPDSLIRDRAHEIALLVSKGQDRSARMIERGELRTAQLRASLTALSPASTLARGYAIAQFPNGEIVRNAAQAPAGTHLTVTVESGAILATSDGAAESAS; this is translated from the coding sequence GTGACGAGTTTTCAGCCGCAACAGAGCCCGGGCGACGTCCCGCCGTCCGATGCGGTATCGCCGCGCGACTCCGGCCCCGAGCACCCGACGTCGATTGCACGCTTAAACCAGACGATCAAGGCGGCAATCGATCGGTGGGGCGCCGTGTGGGTGGAGGGCGAAATCACCCAGTGGAACAAGCGCGGCGGAAACGTCTTCGGCGGGATGAAAGACCTACTCTCCGACGCTCAGGTGTCTATCCAGCTGTGGTCGAGCGTGCTGCGCCGCCTCGAGGACGACTTCCAGGTGGGCGATCACGTCGTGGCGTGTCTAAAGGCCGATTACTTCACCAAGCGCGGATCGTTCTCGTTTCAGGTCACGGCGATGCGGCACGTCGGAATCGGCGCGCAGCTCGAGCGCCTGGAGCGGCTTCGGCGCGCGCTCCGCGAAGAGGGCCTGTTCGACCCGGCCCGCAAGCGCCCGCTGCCGTTTCTCCCTCATCGGATCGGCCTGATCACGGGGGCGCACTCGGACGCCGAGAAGGACGTGCTGCGCAATAGCCAGCTGCGCTGGCCACAAGTGGAGTTCCGCACGATCCATGCAACGGTGCAGGGCGAACGCAGCGTTGCCGAAATCATCGAGGCTCTCGCGATCTTGGACGCAGACCCGTCGATCGATGTGATCATCATCGCGCGCGGAGGCGGCGACCCGCAGACGCTTCTTGGTTTCAGCGATGAACGCCTCGTGCGCGCCGTCGCGGCGGCCCAGACGCCGGTGGTCAGCGCTATCGGCCATGAAAACGACCGCCCCCTTCTGGATGACGTCGCGGACCTGCGCGCTTCGACTCCCACCGACGCGGCCAAGCGCGTTGTCCCCGATGTGGGTGAGCAGCGAGCACTCATCGCCGACCTGCGCTCGAGGCTAACGATGCGGCTAACGCAGCAGGTGCGGCACGGCATTCAGCAGCTCGAACAGATGCGCTCACGCCCGTCCCTGCGCGATCCCGACTCACTTATCCGTGACCGAGCGCACGAGATCGCGCTTCTGGTGTCGAAGGGGCAAGATCGCTCCGCCCGGATGATCGAACGCGGCGAGCTGCGCACCGCTCAACTGCGCGCGTCCCTCACCGCGCTCTCCCCCGCGTCGACGCTCGCGCGGGGCTACGCAATCGCCCAGTTCCCGAACGGCGAGATCGTTCGCAATGCGGCGCAGGCTCCCGCCGGAACGCACCTCACGGTGACCGTCGAAAGCGGCGCGATCCTGGCAACGTCGGATGGCGCCGCTGAGTCTGCGTCTTAG
- a CDS encoding class II fumarate hydratase, protein MTDIEYRIEHDTMGEVRVPKDALYRAQTQRAVENFPISGTGLESRHIAALARIKKAAALANKDLGTLDGDIADAIAWAADQVVTGNYDAHFPVDTFQTGSGTSSNMNMNEVLSSLATQKLGAEVHPNDHVNASQSSNDVFPTSVHVAVTEALITDLIPALEHLETAFAKKATAWKSVVKPGRTHLMDATPVTLGQEFGGYARQMRLGVERIQSALPRVAEVPQGGTATGTGINTPLGFPQKVIANLVAETGLPLTEAVDHFEAQANRDGLVEASGALRTIAVSLTKINNDLRWMGSGPNTGLGELHLPDLQPGSSIMPGKVNPVVPEAVLMVCGRVIGNDATIAWGGASGAFELNVAIPVMGTALLESIRLLANAMRVLADKTVDGLTVNTERVTALAGMSPSIVTPLNKVIGYEAAAKIAKHSVAKGITVREAVIDLGYVERGEISEEVLDEKLDLLSMTRPG, encoded by the coding sequence GTGACCGATATCGAGTACCGCATCGAACACGACACGATGGGCGAGGTGCGCGTCCCAAAGGACGCGCTGTACCGCGCACAGACCCAGCGCGCCGTCGAAAACTTCCCCATCTCCGGCACCGGCCTCGAGTCGCGCCACATCGCCGCTCTCGCCCGCATCAAGAAGGCTGCGGCGCTGGCGAACAAGGATCTGGGAACGCTGGACGGCGATATCGCCGATGCCATCGCGTGGGCAGCAGACCAGGTTGTCACGGGTAACTACGACGCCCACTTCCCCGTCGACACGTTCCAGACGGGCTCGGGAACGTCGTCGAACATGAACATGAACGAGGTGCTTTCGTCGCTGGCGACGCAGAAGCTCGGCGCCGAGGTTCACCCAAACGACCACGTCAACGCATCGCAGTCGTCGAACGATGTTTTCCCAACCTCGGTCCATGTTGCCGTGACCGAAGCACTCATCACCGACCTCATCCCGGCGCTCGAGCACCTCGAGACCGCGTTCGCCAAGAAGGCCACGGCATGGAAGAGCGTCGTCAAGCCGGGGCGTACACACCTGATGGACGCCACCCCCGTCACGCTCGGCCAGGAGTTCGGCGGCTACGCACGTCAGATGCGCCTGGGCGTTGAGCGCATTCAGTCGGCTCTGCCGCGCGTCGCCGAAGTTCCGCAGGGCGGAACAGCAACGGGCACAGGCATCAACACTCCCCTGGGGTTCCCCCAAAAGGTCATCGCGAACCTCGTCGCCGAAACGGGTTTGCCCCTGACCGAGGCCGTTGACCACTTCGAGGCACAGGCCAACCGAGACGGTCTCGTCGAAGCTTCCGGCGCGCTGCGGACGATCGCTGTTTCGCTCACAAAGATCAACAACGATCTGCGCTGGATGGGATCCGGCCCCAACACGGGCCTCGGCGAGCTGCACCTTCCCGATCTGCAGCCGGGCTCCTCGATCATGCCCGGTAAGGTCAACCCCGTCGTGCCGGAGGCCGTGCTGATGGTCTGCGGACGCGTCATCGGCAACGATGCGACAATCGCCTGGGGTGGCGCATCGGGCGCCTTCGAGCTGAATGTTGCGATCCCCGTCATGGGAACGGCGCTCCTCGAATCGATCCGCCTGCTGGCGAACGCCATGCGCGTTCTCGCGGACAAGACGGTCGACGGCCTCACGGTGAACACGGAGCGCGTCACGGCGCTCGCGGGGATGAGCCCCTCGATCGTGACCCCGCTGAACAAGGTCATCGGATACGAAGCCGCCGCCAAGATCGCCAAGCACTCTGTTGCCAAGGGCATCACGGTGCGCGAGGCAGTGATCGACCTCGGCTATGTCGAGCGCGGCGAGATCTCGGAAGAGGTGCTCGACGAGAAGCTCGACCTTCTGTCGATGACCCGCCCGGGCTAA
- the fbaA gene encoding class II fructose-bisphosphate aldolase yields the protein MPVATPDQYAEMYAGAKAGAFAFPAINVSSSQTINAVLQGLTEAGSDGILQVTTGGADYYAGHTQKARANGAIAMAQYVRQVAKNYPITVAIHTDHCPKPALEDFLLPVLEASEEQVKAGGEPIFNSHMWDGSAIPLDENLEIAKQLLPRTAAIGSILEVEIGVVGGEEDGVTHEGSNDALYTTVADVTQAVEALGLGEKGKYLSALTFGNVHGVYKPGGVKLRPELLGEIQEGIAAKFGTAEKPLDLVFHGGSGSTDEEIAIAVRNGVVKMNIDTDTQYAFTRAIAGYMFENYDSVLKVDGEVGNKKKYDPRAWGKIAETAMAARVVESTKQLGSYGHSISA from the coding sequence ATGCCGGTCGCAACCCCGGATCAGTACGCCGAGATGTACGCAGGCGCGAAGGCAGGCGCATTCGCCTTCCCCGCCATCAACGTCTCGAGCTCGCAGACCATCAACGCAGTCCTTCAGGGCCTCACGGAGGCCGGTTCCGACGGCATCCTCCAGGTCACAACGGGCGGCGCAGACTATTACGCAGGCCACACCCAGAAGGCACGCGCAAACGGCGCGATCGCCATGGCGCAGTACGTGCGTCAGGTCGCGAAGAACTACCCCATCACGGTGGCCATCCACACCGACCACTGCCCGAAGCCGGCGCTAGAAGACTTCCTTCTCCCCGTCCTCGAGGCCAGCGAAGAACAGGTAAAGGCCGGCGGCGAGCCGATCTTCAACTCGCACATGTGGGATGGTTCGGCCATTCCGCTCGACGAGAACCTGGAGATCGCCAAGCAGCTCCTCCCCCGCACCGCGGCCATCGGATCGATCCTTGAGGTTGAAATCGGCGTCGTCGGCGGCGAAGAAGATGGTGTCACACACGAGGGCTCCAACGACGCCCTGTACACGACCGTCGCCGACGTCACACAGGCCGTCGAAGCGCTCGGTCTGGGCGAAAAGGGCAAGTACCTCTCGGCCCTCACCTTCGGCAACGTCCACGGTGTGTACAAGCCGGGCGGCGTGAAGCTCCGCCCCGAGCTCCTCGGTGAGATCCAGGAAGGCATCGCCGCCAAGTTCGGCACGGCGGAAAAGCCGCTCGACCTCGTCTTCCACGGCGGATCGGGCTCCACCGACGAAGAGATCGCGATCGCTGTTCGCAACGGTGTCGTAAAGATGAACATCGACACCGACACCCAGTACGCATTCACGCGTGCAATCGCCGGGTACATGTTCGAGAACTACGACAGCGTCCTGAAGGTTGACGGCGAGGTCGGAAACAAGAAGAAGTACGACCCGCGCGCCTGGGGCAAGATCGCCGAGACGGCCATGGCCGCTCGCGTTGTCGAGTCCACCAAGCAGCTCGGCTCCTACGGCCACTCGATCAGCGCGTAA
- a CDS encoding 4-hydroxy-3-methylbut-2-enyl diphosphate reductase: MSATAVSLPLPRIPSRRERLQDIPVDGAKKVLLAAPRGYCAGVDRAVITVEKALERYGDPVYVRKQIVHNIHVVRELESKGAVFVEEVDEVPEGAHVVFSAHGVSPAVVDSAAERGLQAIDATCPLVTKVHREAVRFARDDYQILLVGHEGHEEVEGTAGEAPDNVTIVNSPEEADTIVVDDPSKLVWLSQTTLSVDETMETVHRLRARFPDLQDPPSDDICYATQNRQVAIKKVAKDADLVIVVGSANSSNSVRLVEVALQYGAKAAYRIDYPDEVRQEWLDGVKTIGITSGASVPDVLVQELMRELAHAGYADIEEVRTAEEDLIFSLPKELRTGVPRGGRGCAA; this comes from the coding sequence ATGAGCGCAACTGCTGTCTCGCTGCCCCTTCCCCGCATTCCCTCGCGGCGGGAGCGCCTCCAGGACATCCCGGTCGACGGGGCAAAGAAGGTTCTTCTTGCTGCCCCGCGTGGATACTGTGCGGGTGTTGACCGCGCTGTCATCACGGTCGAGAAGGCGCTTGAGCGTTACGGCGACCCGGTGTATGTGCGTAAGCAGATCGTGCACAACATTCATGTCGTTCGCGAGCTCGAGTCGAAGGGTGCCGTGTTCGTCGAGGAAGTCGACGAGGTGCCAGAGGGCGCACACGTGGTCTTCAGCGCCCATGGTGTGTCTCCGGCGGTCGTCGATTCCGCTGCCGAGCGTGGGCTTCAGGCCATTGATGCGACCTGCCCCCTTGTCACGAAGGTGCACCGCGAGGCCGTTCGCTTCGCTCGCGACGATTATCAGATTTTGCTCGTCGGCCACGAGGGTCACGAAGAGGTTGAGGGAACGGCCGGTGAGGCCCCCGACAACGTCACGATCGTGAACAGCCCGGAAGAAGCCGACACGATCGTGGTTGACGACCCGTCGAAGCTTGTGTGGCTGTCGCAGACGACGCTGTCCGTTGACGAGACCATGGAAACGGTTCATCGGCTGCGCGCGCGATTCCCCGATCTGCAGGACCCGCCCTCTGACGACATCTGCTACGCAACGCAGAACCGTCAGGTTGCCATCAAGAAGGTGGCGAAAGATGCCGACCTCGTGATCGTTGTCGGGTCGGCGAATTCTTCCAACAGCGTGCGGCTTGTTGAGGTCGCGTTGCAGTATGGCGCCAAGGCCGCGTATCGAATCGACTACCCGGACGAGGTTCGCCAGGAGTGGCTCGACGGCGTCAAGACGATTGGCATCACAAGCGGCGCCAGCGTTCCGGACGTTCTCGTTCAGGAGCTCATGCGCGAGCTCGCGCATGCCGGATACGCCGATATCGAAGAGGTGCGAACAGCGGAAGAAGACCTCATCTTCTCGTTGCCGAAGGAACTGCGCACAGGCGTTCCGCGTGGTGGGCGAGGGTGCGCGGCATGA